A region from the Thermanaeromonas toyohensis ToBE genome encodes:
- a CDS encoding carboxymuconolactone decarboxylase family protein, with product MALDPHKLLEEFNTGLGRLGDELPEIAESFVRLTNWCFAEGAIPAKYKELIAIAIGVYARCEYCIAYHVKKALEEGASREEILEAAAEAIAFGGSPATAYCATLVRECLDAFEEE from the coding sequence ATGGCTTTGGATCCCCATAAACTTCTAGAAGAATTCAACACGGGTTTGGGCCGACTAGGAGATGAACTACCAGAGATAGCGGAGTCCTTTGTGCGCCTTACCAATTGGTGCTTTGCTGAAGGCGCTATCCCAGCTAAATATAAGGAACTCATAGCCATCGCCATCGGTGTGTACGCTCGTTGTGAGTACTGCATCGCCTATCATGTGAAAAAAGCTCTAGAAGAAGGAGCCAGCCGTGAGGAGATTCTGGAGGCGGCTGCAGAGGCCATAGCCTTCGGAGGCTCTCCAGCCACGGCCTATTGCGCTACCCTTGTCCGTGAGTGTTTGGATGCCTTTGAAGAAGAATGA
- the gcvH gene encoding glycine cleavage system protein GcvH, with protein sequence MQIGEFYFPDELYYDEKHGWAKVEGQEVVVGLTDFTQKLAGNFLHVMLPKVGKKVKKGQPLASVESAKWVGRLYAPVGGEVVAVNEALKTAPRLLNEDPYGSGWMVRLKMDNPLELKTLMQGETLVTFIEKEAAKHKK encoded by the coding sequence ATGCAGATAGGCGAATTTTATTTCCCAGATGAACTGTACTACGACGAGAAGCACGGCTGGGCTAAAGTCGAGGGGCAGGAGGTCGTAGTGGGACTGACAGATTTTACCCAGAAGCTTGCCGGCAACTTCTTGCATGTGATGTTGCCCAAGGTAGGCAAGAAGGTTAAAAAGGGGCAACCCCTGGCTTCGGTGGAATCGGCCAAGTGGGTCGGCAGGCTTTACGCCCCGGTGGGCGGTGAGGTGGTGGCCGTGAACGAGGCCTTAAAAACCGCCCCTCGCCTGTTGAATGAAGACCCGTATGGGTCCGGCTGGATGGTGAGGCTCAAAATGGATAACCCTTTGGAGCTTAAAACGCTCATGCAGGGGGAAACGCTTGTTACTTTCATTGAGAAGGAGGCGGCCAAGCATAAAAAATAG
- a CDS encoding 4Fe-4S dicluster domain-containing protein — protein MKSKMVCYQCAKCTSGCPVAALDADYNPRRYIRLIQLGREEEAAQEPKLWYCLECLTCQERCPEEVKTAEVILELKNRAFRRGFAPEGLEQVIQVLVDEGRIYPVDEFHNEYRQELGLPPLDEEVGRLAGIIRAAGLAGSEEG, from the coding sequence ATGAAAAGTAAAATGGTTTGCTATCAGTGTGCCAAGTGTACCTCCGGCTGTCCGGTAGCCGCCCTGGACGCAGATTACAATCCGCGGCGGTATATAAGGCTGATACAATTGGGGCGGGAGGAGGAAGCCGCGCAGGAGCCTAAGCTCTGGTACTGCTTGGAGTGCTTGACCTGCCAGGAAAGGTGCCCGGAGGAGGTCAAGACGGCCGAGGTTATCCTGGAGCTTAAAAACCGGGCCTTTAGAAGAGGGTTCGCTCCGGAGGGTCTGGAACAGGTTATTCAGGTACTAGTTGATGAGGGTCGGATCTACCCGGTGGATGAGTTTCATAACGAGTACCGCCAAGAGCTGGGGCTACCGCCCCTGGATGAGGAAGTGGGAAGACTTGCCGGCATCATAAGGGCCGCGGGCCTGGCGGGGAGTGAGGAGGGATGA
- a CDS encoding dihydrolipoamide acetyltransferase family protein, translated as MPKLGLTMKKGSVGKWFKKEGEEVKKGEVLFEVLTDKITAKVESPAEGILTRILVPSGTTVPVGATLGIIAAPGENIEHLLAEEASEAEERIKASPVARKLAQEYGLDLANIQGTGPGGRITKEDVERARLEQAGKGELPVDERKARNVVPFEGIRRIIAENMVKSHLTAAQVTLTVAVDMGELMEYRRKANENLLERERLSVTDFLIKATACALERYPYMNATLCQEGIKELEEINIGVAVATEKGLFVPVIREANRKTLGQISAELKKLVQKARRNKLLPDDLEGGTFTISNLGMYAVDIFTPIINPPETAILGAGRTVDTPVVFQGQICIRPIMHLSLSFDHRLVDGAPAAAFLTYLKDLLEHPHKIFI; from the coding sequence ATGCCCAAGTTGGGTTTAACTATGAAGAAAGGGAGTGTAGGGAAATGGTTTAAAAAAGAGGGAGAAGAGGTAAAAAAAGGTGAAGTATTGTTTGAAGTACTCACGGATAAAATCACGGCTAAGGTAGAGTCTCCAGCTGAAGGGATCTTAACCCGCATCCTGGTACCCTCCGGGACCACTGTTCCTGTAGGTGCTACCTTAGGGATAATTGCTGCTCCCGGGGAAAATATAGAGCATTTATTAGCTGAAGAGGCCAGTGAAGCTGAGGAACGCATAAAAGCTTCCCCTGTAGCGCGCAAGCTGGCTCAAGAATATGGGCTAGATCTAGCCAATATCCAAGGCACAGGACCAGGAGGCCGTATTACTAAAGAAGATGTAGAGCGGGCAAGGCTGGAGCAAGCTGGAAAGGGAGAACTACCAGTTGATGAAAGAAAAGCGCGTAACGTGGTACCCTTTGAAGGTATACGTCGTATTATAGCGGAGAACATGGTGAAAAGCCATTTGACAGCTGCCCAGGTAACGTTAACCGTAGCCGTAGATATGGGCGAGCTCATGGAGTATCGCCGGAAAGCAAACGAAAATCTTCTAGAGAGGGAGCGCCTATCCGTTACTGACTTTTTGATCAAGGCTACGGCCTGTGCTTTGGAGCGTTATCCTTACATGAACGCTACTTTATGCCAGGAAGGTATAAAAGAGCTGGAGGAAATAAATATTGGCGTTGCTGTAGCTACAGAAAAAGGGCTTTTTGTTCCTGTCATACGGGAGGCTAATCGTAAAACACTTGGCCAGATAAGTGCGGAATTAAAAAAATTGGTGCAAAAAGCCCGGCGGAATAAACTTTTACCAGATGATCTCGAAGGAGGTACCTTTACTATCTCCAACCTGGGTATGTATGCAGTAGATATTTTTACCCCTATTATTAACCCTCCGGAGACAGCGATTTTAGGAGCTGGCAGGACAGTAGACACCCCTGTAGTTTTCCAAGGACAGATCTGCATCCGGCCTATAATGCACTTATCCTTGTCCTTTGATCATCGGCTGGTAGATGGGGCTCCGGCTGCGGCCTTTTTAACCTACTTGAAAGACCTCTTAGAACATCCCCATAAGATTTTCATCTAG
- a CDS encoding ATP-NAD kinase family protein: protein MGSVGIIANPAAGKDIRRLVAYGTVFDNMEKVNIVKRLLLGLEAAGVEEVWYMPEYFGIVPRAKESIGFKHSLRLKVREVEIPLTCGAEDSTRAAYEMACLGVKCIVTLGGDGTNRAVAKGCGEVPLIPLSTGTNNVFPRMLEGTIAGLAAGLVATSQVEMAKILKRCKRLLLFHQGQVIDMALVDIAVVEEKFIGSRAIWEPEKIKRLLLTRAEPCSIGLSSIGARLCSLGAFEPWGLDIKLGVKGKRVIAPIAPGLILPITVENWCLLKVGEAVEVQGEGGILALDGEREIEITKGEYVAILDPCGPWVVDIEKVLEVKPVLAQGGNLSDGSQNHNAQVGFNYEERECREMV from the coding sequence GTGGGCTCAGTAGGCATTATAGCTAACCCGGCTGCCGGTAAAGATATTCGTCGTTTAGTAGCTTATGGTACTGTATTTGATAATATGGAGAAGGTAAATATTGTAAAACGCCTTCTCCTAGGTTTAGAAGCTGCTGGAGTAGAAGAAGTATGGTACATGCCCGAATATTTCGGTATTGTACCCCGGGCAAAGGAAAGTATTGGCTTTAAACACTCCCTGCGGTTAAAGGTAAGGGAAGTCGAAATACCTTTGACCTGCGGGGCAGAAGATTCCACACGTGCTGCTTATGAAATGGCGTGCTTGGGGGTAAAGTGCATTGTAACTTTAGGGGGAGACGGTACTAATCGCGCCGTGGCCAAGGGGTGCGGGGAAGTGCCGCTCATCCCCCTTTCTACGGGAACTAATAATGTTTTTCCCCGGATGCTAGAAGGGACTATTGCCGGGCTAGCAGCGGGACTGGTGGCTACCAGCCAGGTAGAAATGGCTAAAATCTTAAAGCGCTGCAAGCGCTTGCTCCTTTTCCACCAGGGCCAGGTAATAGATATGGCTTTAGTGGATATAGCGGTGGTAGAGGAGAAGTTTATAGGCAGCAGGGCTATATGGGAGCCAGAAAAGATAAAAAGGTTGCTTCTTACCCGGGCGGAACCTTGCAGCATAGGGCTATCCTCCATAGGGGCTAGGCTTTGCTCCCTAGGGGCTTTTGAACCTTGGGGGCTGGATATCAAATTAGGGGTCAAAGGGAAAAGGGTAATTGCTCCTATAGCCCCCGGCTTAATTTTACCGATCACCGTAGAAAATTGGTGCCTTCTAAAAGTAGGGGAGGCTGTAGAAGTACAGGGTGAAGGCGGTATATTGGCCCTGGATGGAGAGCGGGAGATCGAAATTACTAAGGGCGAATACGTGGCTATTCTAGATCCTTGTGGCCCTTGGGTAGTAGACATCGAAAAAGTGTTAGAAGTTAAGCCTGTTTTAGCGCAAGGGGGAAATTTAAGCGATGGCTCACAAAATCATAATGCCCAAGTTGGGTTTAACTATGAAGAAAGGGAGTGTAGGGAAATGGTTTAA
- a CDS encoding DUF6506 family protein: MALKAAFMFVASGADPTVHRAKVDTPEVELLVVGVADYAAAEKVARELVAEGVAAIELCGGFGHEGVARVVRAVEGKAAVGAVRFDVHPGLGGKSGDAFF; encoded by the coding sequence ATGGCCCTCAAAGCTGCTTTCATGTTTGTGGCATCTGGTGCTGACCCTACGGTCCACCGGGCCAAGGTGGATACCCCTGAAGTTGAGCTCCTGGTGGTAGGTGTTGCAGATTACGCCGCGGCCGAGAAGGTGGCCAGGGAGCTGGTAGCAGAAGGAGTAGCGGCCATTGAGCTCTGCGGCGGGTTCGGACACGAAGGAGTAGCCCGGGTGGTCCGGGCGGTAGAAGGTAAGGCCGCCGTAGGAGCAGTCCGGTTCGACGTCCATCCAGGACTGGGCGGCAAAAGCGGTGACGCCTTCTTTTAG